The Ziziphus jujuba cultivar Dongzao chromosome 7, ASM3175591v1 genome includes a region encoding these proteins:
- the LOC107404233 gene encoding salicylic acid-binding protein 2-like, with translation MAQAMEQKHFVLVHGACHGAWSWYKIKPLLESSGHRVTALDLAASGINAKSIKDVHSMAEYSEPLLELLASLPQNEKVILVGHSLGGLNLALAMEKYPEKISVAVFMTAFMPDTIHQPSYVLEQYIERNPSNGWMDTEFASYGTPERPLTSMFFGPDFLSKRLYQLSPIEDLELAKTLLRPGSLFVEDLSNANKFTDEGFGSVTRVYVVCDEDKAIPVEFQRWMIENGGLKNVVEIRGADHMPMLCKPEELRDSFINIAYKYA, from the exons ATGGCACAAGCCATGGAACAAAAGCATTTCGTTCTTGTCCATGGAGCTTGCCATGGGGCTTGGAGTTGGTACAAAATCAAACCGCTTTTGGAATCATCCGGCCACCGTGTCACGGCCCTGGATCTTGCGGCTTCCGGTATCAATGCCAAATCAATCAAAGATGTCCATTCCATGGCAGAGTACTCTGAGCCTCTGTTGGAGTTATTAGCATCGCTTCCTCAGAATGAGAAAGTGATTCTTGTTGGTCATAGCCTCGGAGGCTTGAACTTGGCCCTTGCCATGGAAAAGTACCCGGAAAAGATCTCCGTCGCTGTTTTCATGACGGCTTTTATGCCTGATACTATTCACCAGCCGTCATATGTTCTTGAAcag tacattGAGAGGAACCCATCAAATGGTTGGATGGACACTGAATTCGCCTCCTATGGGACTCCTGAGAGACCATTAACGTCGATGTTTTTTGGTCCCGATTTCTTATCAAAAAGACTCTATCAACTCTCTCCCATTGAG GATCTTGAGCTGGCTAAGACTTTGTTAAGGCCCGGATCGCTTTTTGTGGAAGATCTATCTAATGCTAACAAGTTTACCGACGAAGGATTCGGGTCGGTCACACGTGTTTACGTTGTTTGCGATGAAGACAAAGCAATACCAGTTGAATTTCAGCGTTGGATGATCGAAAATGGAGGTTTGAAAAACGTGGTGGAGATCCGTGGTGCAGATCATATGCCAATGCTTTGCAAGCCAGAGGAACTTCGCGATTCTTTCATCAACATCGCATACAAATATGCCTAA
- the LOC107404235 gene encoding salicylic acid-binding protein 2, whose translation MSSQIKGGKRKKMAPHDEEKKHFVLVHGACHGAWCWYKLKPRLESSGHRVTALDLSASGINMKSIEDVHTMADYSRPLLDFMDLLPPNDKVILVGHSQGGINLALAMDKFPNKVSVAVFLSAFMPDTLHQPSYVLEQYEERMPKDGWLDTQFASYGSDQNLTTSMLFGPKFLSSKLYQLSPIEDLELAKSLLRTGSLFVEDLSKAKKFSDHGYGSVTRVYVLNHEDKAIPEEFQRWMIDVSGLRNVVEISGADHMAMLSKPQEVCHTLLEIAHKYS comes from the exons ATGAGTAGCCAAATCAagggggggaaaagaaaaaaaatggcaccacatgatgaagaaaaaaaacatttcgTTTTAGTTCACGGGGCTTGCCATGGAGCTTGGTGTTGGTACAAGCTCAAACCCCGCCTGGAATCCTCAGGCCACCGAGTAACGGCCTTAGACCTTTCTGCTTCAGGCATCAACATGAAATCCATCGAAGACGTACACACCATGGCCGATTACTCTCGGCCTCTGCTTGATTTTATGGACTTGCTTCCTCCAAATGACAAAGTCATACTTGTAGGCCATAGCCAAGGAGGCATCAATTTGGCCCTTGCCATGGACAAGTTTCCCAACAAGGTTTCTGTTGCTGTCTTTTTATCTGCCTTTATGCCTGATACACTTCACCAACCTTCATATGTTCTAGAGCAG TACGAGGAGAGGATGCCAAAAGATGGATGGTTGGATACCCAATTTGCCTCCTATGGAAGCGATCAAAACCTTACAACTTCTATGCTTTTTGGTCCAAAGTTCTTGTCTTCCAAACTCTACCAACTTTCCCCCATTGAA GATCTTGAACTGGCTAAGAGCTTGTTAAGGACTGGATCACTATTTGTTGAAGACTTATCCAAGGCAAAGAAATTCTCGGACCATGGATACGGGTCGGTTACTCGGGTTTATGTTCTGAACCATGAAGATAAAGCAATACCAGAGGAATTTCAGCGCTGGATGATTGACGTCAGTGGGTTGAGAAATGTGGTGGAGATTAGTGGTGCAGATCATATGGCAATGCTTTCTAAACCCCAAGAAGTTTGCCATACTTTATTGGAGATTGCACATAAATACAGTTGA